GTCACCATTCTTTCAATGGAAAAATCTTCATCAATCTTTTGATATGCTTTCTCTCCAAATGTTTTGATGAACTCAGAATTATTTGCAAGCTCTAGCATTGCACTTTTTAATTGCTCCGGATTGGATTTATCAACAATCAGACCATTTTCTCGATCTACTATGACCTCCAATATCCCATCGGCTGGACTTACTATACAAGCCTTTTTCATTGACATCGCTTCTAATAGCCCAATGGGCAAACCTTCCCACAATGAAACTAGACAGTAGACATCAATAGCCGCTAATACTTCGGGAATATTTTCATGAAAAGGCAAAATTCTTACTTTCTCTTCTAAATTAAAATTCCTAATCAGCTCATTTTTTTCGTTATCAAGCTCTCCTTCCCCGACCAATACTAATCTAATTTTTGCATTTTCCTTTTGAGCAAGATTAAACCCTCTGATTATATTTAATGGGTCCTTTTGAAATGTCATTCTAGCTATCAAAGCAAACCATATGAATTCTTTTGATAGATCATTTTTCTGCCTAAACTCATTACCGTCCGTTTGGTAACTGAACTTATCACGATTAATTCCACACTTTATCAGAAGAGATTTAAATCCTCTATATAATTGTTTTCCTGTTCTCTGATTCGATTGAGAAACATTGATTATCAAATCAACATTTTTGGATATAAAGCTTTCTCCTAACTTTCTTATGGTTCTGATTTTCCTACTCTGTGCATCATTAAATGACCAACCGTGAACCGTATAAAGAATTGGTTTACCTACTATTTTGGAAGCAAATAATAAGTTTGAAGCAGCCCGTGTTCCATGAGCATGGATAATGTCAATATTGTATTTCTTTATTAATTTAACTACTTTTAAAAGGACCAAAAGATCAAATGATCTAGCTGTTTTAATGACCTCTACCGTAATACCAATGTTTTTAAGATTAGTCACCATGGGGCCGTCAGTGAAAGATAAAACTACTGGCTTAATTTTGCTTTGATCCAGATTCTTAGCTAAGTCAAAAACATGTGATTCCCCTCCTCCAATTTTACCCTGTCTTATACCAAGTAAGACATTAATTTTTGTCTGACCACTACTCATATTTTGGAGTATTTAAATGCCATTTAACTGCATTAAGATAAGCCTTAAAATGGTCTTTTTCCCTATAAATAAAATACTTTAATAATTTAGAAGGGGATACAATAAAGAACAAGTAGAAAAGTCCGATAAATCTCTTAATCCCATTGAAGTTCCTTTTAACAAACAATATCCGGTTTCTATTCATATAATAGGTTTTAAAAGGGCTATTCTTACCGACAGACATAGATTCTTTGTGGTAAATCTTTGCTTTTTGCTCGACTTTTATTTCAAAACCTGCTCTTGCAATCTGTTGGGCCCAATCTAATTCTTCATAATACAAGAAGTAGAACTCTGGCATTGCACCCACTTTCTCAATTACTTTCATTGGAACCATCATAGCTGCACCATGTCCTGCATATGTATTCAAAAATTCTTCATATTCACTACCGTCTTCTCTTTTATTCCCATAGGCAAAATTACGAGACAAAACATTAAGTGGGGAAAACCCAGCATACTGAATGATATTAGTTTCATGAAATTTAATTTTAGGTGATAACATGCCAAGTTGATCATTCTCTTTAAATCTTTGAAGAAGTATTTCTACCAAATCATCAGAAACTATTGTGTCATTGTTAATAAAAAATAGATATTTTCCTTTGGCATGTTTAATACCTAAATTATTTCCTCCTGCAAATCCAAGGTTAGTGCTGGATTTCAAAAGGTTTACAAACGGAAAATTTGAAAGAATCTTGGGTTCTGGATCTTCCTTCGAAGCATTGTCTACAACAATTGTTTCAAAGGAAATGTCATTTTTCTGTAAATTAGCAATGGAAGTAAGCAATTCCATTGTATCATCCAAGCCGTTGTAATTGACAGTTATGAAACTAACTTCTACATCCTTTATCATCTTAAAGTTAATCTTCTTTCCTTCTCCAAACCATATGATATCCACCAGAAAATGATGTAGGTAGTAAATCTGCAACTTTCGAATCAAACTTCTGAATGCTAATTGAATTCCTGGCGACAATTGAAAAGGGAAACACATCGTCAATAAAATTTGCTGATTTAAGCATGACTATTTCAAATCCTGAATTTTCTGCTAATTTCCTCAATTGCTTTTTTGTAAAAAATTGAATGTGATCTAAATCAGATGCTGCAGATTGAATAGTAGTCCCAGAATAACCTAACTTACTTTTTATTGAGCTCAACAATTTCCAGCTAATCCCATTATTATTCCTAATCTTAATAAATGGTCGAGTTACAAACAGCTCCCGTGGCCCCACTCCATTAGGGACAGTCACAATTAATGCTCCATTATTTTTGATCAGATATCGTAATTCTTCAAGTAGATTTTCAGGCTGATTCAAATGTTCCAATACTTCAGAACAAATTACCACATCATATTTTTTACCTTCCAATTTCAAAGTCTCTGCATTGGCCTTCTCAAAAATTACATTCGAAAACTTATTTTGATCCTTTGCAATTTTTATTGCATCCTCACTTAATTCTATTCCATGAACATTATACCCCAATTCACCTAGATTAAGACTAATAATGCCGTTTCCACAACCTACATCAAGAATATGGACATCCTCAGGATTTTCATGCCACTCCCTTAGGTTAGACACAATAAATGCTAACCTTTTTATGTCAGCATACCTAGTATACTTCGGTGTTAATTTTGAATTCATTTATGTGCTATATGTTTTTATGAGGAGTATGGATAAATGTTCTTTTCGACTCCTTCATTTTGAAGAGTATTCCTAACATCGTAAAGAGTAATTTGGGTATTCTCAGGATTGCGTAAATCAAATTTTTATTAAAGTATGCTTTTGGAACAGCCAAAAGCAAAGTAACCATATATAGCATTAAAAATACCATCCAAAAAATTGAAGGGATTAATACAAAATCAGATAAGACAAACGAAAAAACGATTAACAACATCAACATACCTAAATTAAACATTCTTGGAAGTTGCGCTTGAATCAGCACGGCCATATGAAATAAATCAAAATTTCCTCTGAATAAAGACTTGATACCTAAGGTAAAATACCGCTTCAAAAAGATGAAATGACTCGAAATCCATCTTTTTCGTTGGTTTTCAAATACTTTTAAATCTTCTGTTTTTTCATCATATACATAAGCCTCTTTAACATAGTTAATATGAGCATAATCCTTCACTATCTCTATTTGAAACTCTTTATCAAAACCACCAATAGCATTTGAGTCTTTTATTTTTTGATAAATTAACTCATAAGAAAAAGCCATTCCAGATCCGGCAATTGGGCTTGAAACACCTATTCCTTCAGCTCCCTGCCTGAAGATTGTATTACTAATTTCTTCACTAATACCATCTAAAACAGAATAAGGCGTATTTACATTCTTAGCTTTCCTTCTTCCCTGTATAGCAACTGACCCATTTTCAAATGAAAATGCTAGGTAGCTAAGGAAATCTTTGCTCATGATATTATCTGCATCTAATATTACAACATGCGTGTAATTAGTGTACTTCTCCAAAGCGCTTGAAATAGCTTTTGCTTTTGTGCTTTTTTCAAACTTAACTTCATGAGTGATCGCATCTGTTCCGTTAAGTTCCTTCAAAGTCGAAGATTTCAACTGATCTGCAATCACAATTAAGTCAAAACACTCATTAGGATAATCAACTAACAAGTTTTGCTTAACGGAATTTAGAATTACTGTATCTTCTTTATATGCAGGAACTAAAACCGCAAATTTAATATTCGTAGAAAAGTTTTGAGTCTTTTTTGATTTATAAGGATAATTAAGAGCAGCAATAACAAAAATCAAATTATAGACTACTATAAATATAATGTAAAGCAGTACAATTATCTCTATTGTATGTAAAGCATCAATCATGATTTTAAACCCTCTCTTCTTGCAATAAAGCTGGGAAAGTCTTTAGTAATAGCTTTAAATCACTCTTAAATGAATTACTTTTTGCATATTCAATGTCCAATGATATTCTTTCCTCCTCAGACATCTCAGATTTTCCTCTTTTAGTTACCTGCCACAAACCGGTGATTCCTGCAGCTGCCATAAAACGTAAAGCGCACTGATCTTTAGTTAGTTGTTGTGCTTCATATAAAGGAAGTGGTCTATTTCCGACAATAGACATATCACCTTTTACAACATTTATCAATTGGGGTAGCTCATCCAAGCTTGTATCTCTTAAAAATTTACCAAATCTAGTAATTCTTGGATCATCCTTAATTTTAAAGAATACTGAGTTCACCTCATTATTTTTTTGATTACCTTGTCCGTATTGGTTCAAATGTGATAATTTACTTAGCTCCTTATCAGCTCCATCTGCCATGGATCTAAATTTTAAGAAGTTGAAAACTTTATAACCTACACCGGATCTTTTGGAAACATAAAAAATAGGTCCCCGCGATTCTATCTTTATTATCAACGCAATTATTAAAAACAATGGGCTTAATAATAAAAGAAGGCTTCCAGACACTAAAATATCAAACACCCTCTTCGTAGAACCAATTTTATAGTTAGAAAAATTATTTTTTGATGTATTGTCCTCCTGTGTTAACCTCTTAAATAGCTTAAGAAAATCAATCCAATAATTTAATTTCTCCGCATTGAAATCAACTGGAAAACAATCATCAGCACCAACCCTAAGAATTTTCTTCTTTACTTCCGTATCAACTTCATTGGACACCACAATTATCGGAATATGATGTGCTGAGGAACGCACAGTAAAACCTAATGTACTTAAGTTCTTGAAAAAAATGTGATCTAAATAATTAGTATGAAAAATAATGGCATCAGGCGCATTTGAAGATGAGCATTGATTAATTTCTTCAAGTAAAAAAGCGAAATTTACTTTTTCAACATTTGCAAACATGCCCAAGTTTGGCTCACCAATAGCCTCATTGGTAATATACAATAACCTTTTTTTGAAAACTTTATCCGTTTCAATCAGAAAGTTTTCGTTACTATTTAACAAGTGATTATTGGCATTCATAATATTATTGCTCAATTTTATCATTAAAAATTCCGTCCAACAAATCATATAATTGATCCGGATCAAATGGCTTTTCTAAATATCCTTTTGCCCCTAATTTCAAGCATCGATTTTTGAAGGCCTCATCAGTTCTACAACTGATAAATACAAATGGTATTTCAGAAAACATTCCGCTTTGTGAAATACTGGTAAAAAAATCAAATCCATTCATGTTGGGTGTCTTGAAATCAGAAATAATCACTGATGGTATATTTCCCTCAGACAACCATCTCATACCATCAAGACCATCATTCTTAAAAACCAATTTATGGTCCTTTTTCAATAAAACATCCAATAATAATCGCATTGGTTCATCATCCTCAACTATCAATATTGTATGCTTCATTCGAATGTATCTTTTTACCAACAATTAAATTAATAAGAGTTGATACTATTTTAACTATTTATTAATCTATTGATATTTTATTGATTTATTTTAATAGTTAAAATTAGTTATTATTAAGTATCTATCATAAATATTAGATGTATTTTTTTAATTATTTTGATCAAAAATCGTTAACCACCTCATATATAATGTTGAATAGCAATTTTTTAAAGATTAATGCCGTTCGCAAAATGATAAATCCTATTATTTTATTACATCAAAACAGTAGATTTAAACACCTTCAATAATGAGAAACATTTATTTTAGAAATAGTGTCTAATAATATGTAAGAATTTTCAATAAATTTACAAATACAAAAAACGTGAGTTGATAAGTACGATTGATATACTTAGTCATCTTTATAGAAAAATGCACACATTTACTAGAATCATGAAAAGATTAGTAATCGCAGTTACAATTTTGACTATTGTAGGGATAGCTATTTATACTACCTATAAAGCGCTTTATCCGAAAATAGTAGCGCAGGCAGTAGTTGATAAAAAATATATAAACCTACTTCCGAAAAAGTACAATAAAAAAATTAATATCATCAGCGATTCGGTAAACAGCAAACTGGATAAGGTAATAGCAAGCTCATCAAATGAAGGGATTAATATAAATCAACTTGAGGACGCTGTCTTAGAAGTCAAAAGACAAGATGTTGAGTTAATTTATAAGAAGTTAACTGAAACCAAAATATTATCTGTAGAACAAGTATTTGACACCATAAGCCAAAATCTAAAGTTAAAAAGTTTAGATGTAGAAAGTTTAAGAGAGCCATTCTTATACCATGTTCAAAAAAGACATATCAAAAGGGGTATGAAATATATTGAAACGCACGATTTGTTTAATACAATTGACGAAGAAAGCGCAAGACAAATAGCACTCCAAATTCTGAAGCAGAAAGAGAAGAAAATCAAAAAGAAGTTGGAAGAAGCTAAATAGGCTTGCCTAAATCACGTATCTCAAACGGAGTGATCATCCTATGCATGCCGATATCAAATTGATCTTTATACAAATCACCGTCTAATAATGGCCCTAAAGCAATTCCAATAAAAAGAGTGTTGGGACTACATTTTTCCAAAAACCTATCATAATATCCTTTTCCATAACCAATCCTATGGCCACCTTTACTCCCAACGACCATAGGAACCAACACACATTCAATTTTATCAATGAGATAAGATTCCCCGTCTTTTGGTTCTGGTATCCCCCATTTGTTCTCCAAAAAGGTTGTGCTTTGAGTGATTTTCACATGATGCATGATCGGGTTTTGCAAATCAGACACCCCTGTTATTACATCTACTTCCGGCTTTTCAGACCATAAGTACTGTACAAATGGAAAAACATCAGGCTCTTTGTTTTTTTTGATGGGTATAAAGGTATGGATGCTATTGAAGTGATTATCCTCTAGAAACTTAATCAAACGATGATAAAGCAACTCATTCCGTCTCTCGTACTCAGCTTGACTTAGAAATTTTCTTTTCTCTAAATAGACTTTTCGTAAAGTGCTTTTATCCATCCCATCTCATTATGTGGAATTGCAAGGTAAATGGGTCAAAAGCTTTCATTAACTTTTTAATGAACTTCTCATCTGCCTGATAAAATGGTAAAAAATTCTCCTTTCTCTCTTGTAAACCATTGCCAGGAAATAGATAATCTTTAATCTCGTCAATTTGGCGCATTTTGTCTGCATGCTTTCTCTTTTCAGCTGACATCATCTTCTTTTCAATCTTATCAACTGAGTTTCTAATTTTTTCTGACTCAGCCTCGGTCATTTGTGAGAGGCTCTGATCTATAACACCAGCAGACTGCTGTATTTCTGAAAGCAACAATTTCAATTGCTGACGTTCATCATTCAAATTGAGCTTTTGTGCTGTGATTTTTTTAGTAACTTGTTTTTTCAGCTCTTCCCTCTCCGTAAATAAATCTGTCTCTCTCAATTTGAGCTTCTTGATTTTATGACGAATCTGATTCGGAATAATCATTCCAAAATTACGAGGCAAAAGAATTGGGAACGGAGTCTTAAAAGCTTCAAACATTGGCTTTAACTGCATCCAGTAAGCAACTTCTGCAGGGCCGCCCGTATATGCCAAATTAGGCAAAATGGTTTCCTGATAGAGGGGTCTTAAAATCACGTTTGGACTGAATCGATCGGGGTGATTTTCAATCTCTATTTTGATTTCATCCTCAGTAAATTGAATTTCCGTTCCCAAGACTTTGAAAACACCATTTTCCTTTACTATCCTCTCTCTGATACTATCTTTCAAATAAAAGAAATTGATTTCTCTAGGAAATGATTGTGATTTATATCCAATACTATCTAAGGAACTGGAGCAATTTTCTACTAACTCGTTGGCAGTATTATTTAAAACATCATTTTGGATAACCGCCTTAAATTCAGATTTTAATTTATGATTATCAGCATCTAAAACCAACAGCCCCTTCTTTCCATAAAGCTCATTTACATATTCTCTGACCGCATCAGCTAAATCTCCTGCCTCTTTATAAGCCTTAGAAAAAATACTATTCTTAGCACTTAACTCTTCCGCCAA
This is a stretch of genomic DNA from Marivirga harenae. It encodes these proteins:
- a CDS encoding glycosyltransferase, which translates into the protein MSSGQTKINVLLGIRQGKIGGGESHVFDLAKNLDQSKIKPVVLSFTDGPMVTNLKNIGITVEVIKTARSFDLLVLLKVVKLIKKYNIDIIHAHGTRAASNLLFASKIVGKPILYTVHGWSFNDAQSRKIRTIRKLGESFISKNVDLIINVSQSNQRTGKQLYRGFKSLLIKCGINRDKFSYQTDGNEFRQKNDLSKEFIWFALIARMTFQKDPLNIIRGFNLAQKENAKIRLVLVGEGELDNEKNELIRNFNLEEKVRILPFHENIPEVLAAIDVYCLVSLWEGLPIGLLEAMSMKKACIVSPADGILEVIVDRENGLIVDKSNPEQLKSAMLELANNSEFIKTFGEKAYQKIDEDFSIERMVTRIEKEYSRLI
- a CDS encoding glycosyltransferase family 2 protein; this encodes MDIIWFGEGKKINFKMIKDVEVSFITVNYNGLDDTMELLTSIANLQKNDISFETIVVDNASKEDPEPKILSNFPFVNLLKSSTNLGFAGGNNLGIKHAKGKYLFFINNDTIVSDDLVEILLQRFKENDQLGMLSPKIKFHETNIIQYAGFSPLNVLSRNFAYGNKREDGSEYEEFLNTYAGHGAAMMVPMKVIEKVGAMPEFYFLYYEELDWAQQIARAGFEIKVEQKAKIYHKESMSVGKNSPFKTYYMNRNRILFVKRNFNGIKRFIGLFYLFFIVSPSKLLKYFIYREKDHFKAYLNAVKWHLNTPKYE
- a CDS encoding class I SAM-dependent methyltransferase, whose translation is MNSKLTPKYTRYADIKRLAFIVSNLREWHENPEDVHILDVGCGNGIISLNLGELGYNVHGIELSEDAIKIAKDQNKFSNVIFEKANAETLKLEGKKYDVVICSEVLEHLNQPENLLEELRYLIKNNGALIVTVPNGVGPRELFVTRPFIKIRNNNGISWKLLSSIKSKLGYSGTTIQSAASDLDHIQFFTKKQLRKLAENSGFEIVMLKSANFIDDVFPFSIVARNSISIQKFDSKVADLLPTSFSGGYHMVWRRKED
- a CDS encoding glycosyltransferase, with protein sequence MIDALHTIEIIVLLYIIFIVVYNLIFVIAALNYPYKSKKTQNFSTNIKFAVLVPAYKEDTVILNSVKQNLLVDYPNECFDLIVIADQLKSSTLKELNGTDAITHEVKFEKSTKAKAISSALEKYTNYTHVVILDADNIMSKDFLSYLAFSFENGSVAIQGRRKAKNVNTPYSVLDGISEEISNTIFRQGAEGIGVSSPIAGSGMAFSYELIYQKIKDSNAIGGFDKEFQIEIVKDYAHINYVKEAYVYDEKTEDLKVFENQRKRWISSHFIFLKRYFTLGIKSLFRGNFDLFHMAVLIQAQLPRMFNLGMLMLLIVFSFVLSDFVLIPSIFWMVFLMLYMVTLLLAVPKAYFNKNLIYAILRIPKLLFTMLGILFKMKESKRTFIHTPHKNI
- a CDS encoding sugar transferase, which codes for MSNNIMNANNHLLNSNENFLIETDKVFKKRLLYITNEAIGEPNLGMFANVEKVNFAFLLEEINQCSSSNAPDAIIFHTNYLDHIFFKNLSTLGFTVRSSAHHIPIIVVSNEVDTEVKKKILRVGADDCFPVDFNAEKLNYWIDFLKLFKRLTQEDNTSKNNFSNYKIGSTKRVFDILVSGSLLLLLSPLFLIIALIIKIESRGPIFYVSKRSGVGYKVFNFLKFRSMADGADKELSKLSHLNQYGQGNQKNNEVNSVFFKIKDDPRITRFGKFLRDTSLDELPQLINVVKGDMSIVGNRPLPLYEAQQLTKDQCALRFMAAAGITGLWQVTKRGKSEMSEEERISLDIEYAKSNSFKSDLKLLLKTFPALLQEERV
- a CDS encoding response regulator, which translates into the protein MKHTILIVEDDEPMRLLLDVLLKKDHKLVFKNDGLDGMRWLSEGNIPSVIISDFKTPNMNGFDFFTSISQSGMFSEIPFVFISCRTDEAFKNRCLKLGAKGYLEKPFDPDQLYDLLDGIFNDKIEQ
- a CDS encoding 5-formyltetrahydrofolate cyclo-ligase, producing MDKSTLRKVYLEKRKFLSQAEYERRNELLYHRLIKFLEDNHFNSIHTFIPIKKNKEPDVFPFVQYLWSEKPEVDVITGVSDLQNPIMHHVKITQSTTFLENKWGIPEPKDGESYLIDKIECVLVPMVVGSKGGHRIGYGKGYYDRFLEKCSPNTLFIGIALGPLLDGDLYKDQFDIGMHRMITPFEIRDLGKPI
- the bshC gene encoding bacillithiol biosynthesis cysteine-adding enzyme BshC is translated as MKVECIDFSETGLFAPIFNDFVQQKEELKKFYHRYPNLEAFQEQVKEKSEHKVNREVLVEVLKSQYAQVSKVEEAVNKNIDSLGDEKTFTVTTGHQLNIFTGPLYFHFKIITVINACKQLKAKYPEYDFVPVYWMASEDHDLDEIRSVQIEGRKYKWNTEQSGAVGRMKTDGLEALAEELSAKNSIFSKAYKEAGDLADAVREYVNELYGKKGLLVLDADNHKLKSEFKAVIQNDVLNNTANELVENCSSSLDSIGYKSQSFPREINFFYLKDSIRERIVKENGVFKVLGTEIQFTEDEIKIEIENHPDRFSPNVILRPLYQETILPNLAYTGGPAEVAYWMQLKPMFEAFKTPFPILLPRNFGMIIPNQIRHKIKKLKLRETDLFTEREELKKQVTKKITAQKLNLNDERQQLKLLLSEIQQSAGVIDQSLSQMTEAESEKIRNSVDKIEKKMMSAEKRKHADKMRQIDEIKDYLFPGNGLQERKENFLPFYQADEKFIKKLMKAFDPFTLQFHIMRWDG